The segment CGGCAAAGGTTTTCTTCCGGGTTATCGGCTGCGTCCGTCAGGACTCCACATCCCTTGGGTGGAGCGTGAATCGGCCTTCCGTTAACATGCCGCTTTGTTTTCGGGGGTGTCCATGGAATTCGTGCTCTACCTGGTGCTCGGCGCCTGCGCCGGAGTGCTGGCCGGGCTGTTTGGCGTCGGTGGCGGCATGATCATCGTGCCGGTGCTGGTGTTCAGCTTCACCGCCCAGGGGTTCGATCCGGGCATTCTCACTCACCTGGCGGTGGGAACGTCCCTGGCCACCATCATTTTCACCTCGATCAATTCCGTGCGCGAGCATCATCGCAAGGGCGCGGTTCGCTGGCCGGTCTTCGCCTGGATGGCCGTCGGTGTCCTTATCGGCTCTGGCCTCGGCTCCGTGACCGCGGCGGCCATCCAGGGCCCGATGCTGCAGAAGATCATCGGCGTATTCGCCATACTGGTAGCGATACAGATGGGCCTGGACCTGAAACCCAGGGCCAGCCGCGAGGTTCCGGGCAAGCCCGGGCTGACCCTGGCGGGCGGGGTGATCGGCTGGGCCTCGGCCATCTTCGGCATCGGCGGCGGTTCGCTGACCGTGCCATTCCTGACCTGGCGCAGTGTTCCCATCCAGCAGGCCGTCGCCACGTCGGCCGCCTGCGGTCTGCCGATCGCTGCAGCGAGTGCGCTGTCCTTCATGGCGCTGGGCTGGAACAACCCCGGCCTGCCCCCCTACAGCATCGGGTTCATCTACCTTCCGGCGCTGGTCGGCATTGCCGCCACCAGCATGTTGTTCGCCCGTTTCGGCGCGCGCCTGGCCCAT is part of the Pseudomonas lalkuanensis genome and harbors:
- a CDS encoding sulfite exporter TauE/SafE family protein, with the translated sequence MEFVLYLVLGACAGVLAGLFGVGGGMIIVPVLVFSFTAQGFDPGILTHLAVGTSLATIIFTSINSVREHHRKGAVRWPVFAWMAVGVLIGSGLGSVTAAAIQGPMLQKIIGVFAILVAIQMGLDLKPRASREVPGKPGLTLAGGVIGWASAIFGIGGGSLTVPFLTWRSVPIQQAVATSAACGLPIAAASALSFMALGWNNPGLPPYSIGFIYLPALVGIAATSMLFARFGARLAHRLSPRLLKRLFALLLLSVGLNFLI